The DNA sequence ATGGAGCAGGAATGTTTCGTATAGCCATGGGGTGCTGAGGATCAGGCTCTTCTTATCCAGTAATGGTATAAATCCAAAAGATGCGTAAATAAGGGGCCAGTACGTGATAGGGAATTCAAACTGACCAAGATTGTTAGTGGATGGGATAAGTGAGGGGAGGCCATATTTTACGAGATTTGCAATTCCATCCTGATTATTGAGCAGTACAGGGATTACCGTCAACTGCATCGTCCTTTCCACGATGAATATGGCAATGGCAATAATTACGAGAATATACAGGTTAATATACTCTCCAGAAAAGAGGTATTGCGGACGTTTCAAAAGCTTCAATCCGCCTCTTTCGACAAAAAAATACAACAGGATGCCCAACGCCAGGAAAGGAAAGACCTCAAGTGTCATGGAACCAAACAGCATAGCCAGCCCGGCTAGGAAATAGCGTTTGACAGAAATCAGGTAGAACATGGAAAAGAAGAAGAAAGGTATAAACGACATCCAGTGGAAATCATACAATAGCGAGGAGATCATTGGGAAGCTTAAGAGATACAATACAAGAAGCGCTATGGTGTAATTCCTTTTCAAACCAATGTGCCTTGAAATAAGGTACAGGGGAATGGTTCCAATTGCCACTGCAAATCCTTCTGTGGCGAAGAGTATTACCGGGGTTCCGGCCAGATTGTAAAGGAATGCATAGGGAAGCTCAATGTAAGTAGCGTGTATCTCAAGGTACGAGAGGGTTCCATATCCCTGGAAGTCACCAGCTTCGTACAACAGTAGACCACTCTTTACGCTGGAAAGCTGTTGGATGAATATACCCAGGTCATCGTTGGAGGTAAAGAAGTTAAGGTACCGTATATACGAAAGCACAGTGATGGACGCAGTAAAAGCAGCAATACTTAATACAAAATAGAGAAATCTCCGATACCGCATGGGCAAACCTTAATTAAAATACAGAATTTAATAATGGTGTTCTTCACTCACGATCAAAGGCAGATCTTCTCAAAATCGATCAGATTGCGGATCAAAGAAACCGTGCTAACCGTATAAGTAATGTTGTG is a window from the Thermoplasmatales archaeon genome containing:
- a CDS encoding putative membrane protein, with the translated sequence MRYRRFLYFVLSIAAFTASITVLSYIRYLNFFTSNDDLGIFIQQLSSVKSGLLLYEAGDFQGYGTLSYLEIHATYIELPYAFLYNLAGTPVILFATEGFAVAIGTIPLYLISRHIGLKRNYTIALLVLYLLSFPMISSLLYDFHWMSFIPFFFFSMFYLISVKRYFLAGLAMLFGSMTLEVFPFLALGILLYFFVERGGLKLLKRPQYLFSGEYINLYILVIIAIAIFIVERTMQLTVIPVLLNNQDGIANLVKYGLPSLIPSTNNLGQFEFPITYWPLIYASFGFIPLLDKKSLILSTPWLYETFLLHQSYANVTEQYNLIALPAVVIGLAFGLKKLSEGEAGSVSKKIPYIAPFIGIIIIGANLGTVISFHFYNVLLAVIACIALAVVIILYITRANGGKQLIRSLQVKVNWKHALILLVLLLLVFNFLAGPLNTNNSIPTIDSGYAFSYSLNPEFHAAESLAGLVPSNATVAASDNLFPLVATDINAYSFYWLPLGELGRPGYYNFSDPGLFQYIFIDQSQKDLVPPSIMNALSNTSLFGVRASVVSTNSYPGNITLYERNYTGIQTVVFV